In a genomic window of Helianthus annuus cultivar XRQ/B chromosome 10, HanXRQr2.0-SUNRISE, whole genome shotgun sequence:
- the LOC118483291 gene encoding uncharacterized protein LOC118483291, with product MTSNSWWSSSSSEKEEMFYANAVVKAAQILMEEEEEDVSSESVITRRIRINRDRQGAHEKLVNDYFSDAPLYNADIFRRGFRMSRRLFTRIADDLAGLDLFFNRIW from the exons ATGACATCTAATTCTTGGTGGTCCTCATCTTCTTCGGAGAAAGAGGAGATGTTTTACGCAAACGCTGTGGTAAAGGCGGCGCAGATTCTTAtggaggaggaagaggaagacgTCTCGTCTGAAAGCGTTATTACCAGACGAATACGGATTAACAGAGACCGCCAAG GAGCGCACGAGAAATTGGTGAACGATTATTTTTCGGATGCACCCCTTTACAATGCCGACATTTTCAGACGAGGGTTCCGAATGAGTCGCCGGTTATTCACACGGATTGCTGATGATTTGGCGGGGCTAGACCTGTTTTTCAACAGGATTTGGTAG